One window of Paenibacillus sp. FSL K6-3182 genomic DNA carries:
- a CDS encoding Fur family transcriptional regulator has product MHTMEDIIRRMSSQGLRITDQRKTLAKLFSETQGYLAPKEVYEYMGKSYTGLSFDTVYRNLRVMEELGVLEQVIFEDGGKFKLHCRENEHHHHMICLQCGMTYPITFCPMEQTNVPDDFRVVKHKFEVFGYCKDCIQDESAVSEA; this is encoded by the coding sequence ATGCATACGATGGAAGACATTATACGACGCATGTCTAGTCAAGGATTGAGAATAACGGATCAAAGGAAAACGCTCGCAAAGCTTTTTTCTGAGACACAGGGTTATTTGGCTCCGAAGGAAGTCTATGAATATATGGGGAAATCGTATACGGGATTAAGCTTTGATACCGTATATCGCAATTTGCGAGTGATGGAAGAACTCGGTGTGCTGGAGCAGGTTATTTTTGAGGATGGCGGTAAGTTCAAGCTGCATTGCAGAGAGAATGAACATCATCATCATATGATTTGCCTGCAGTGCGGGATGACTTATCCCATTACCTTCTGCCCAATGGAGCAAACGAATGTTCCTGATGATTTCCGAGTTGTGAAACACAAATTCGAGGTGTTCGGATATTGCAAAGACTGCATACAAGACGAGTCAGCAGTTAGCGAGGCCTAA
- a CDS encoding spore germination protein, producing the protein MPAVVGFVKIVSVGSGSIIQFGDALEVSPNSTSKTYAGSGSFLTGSLTNSNNAVSATNTLDPDVQDSSNNDVSAI; encoded by the coding sequence ATGCCAGCTGTCGTAGGTTTTGTCAAAATTGTTAGCGTTGGCTCCGGCTCCATTATTCAATTTGGAGACGCCCTGGAAGTGTCGCCAAATAGCACTTCCAAGACGTATGCGGGATCAGGATCATTCCTAACCGGAAGCTTAACGAACTCAAATAACGCTGTCAGCGCAACAAACACCCTTGATCCGGATGTGCAAGATAGCTCGAATAATGATGTGAGTGCAATATGA
- the yidD gene encoding membrane protein insertion efficiency factor YidD, which translates to MKRVTQAPILFYRKVISPLTPPSCRFYPTCSMYALEAIEKHGAAKGSWLAMKRIARCHPFNAGGYDPVPPAKDSNIDAP; encoded by the coding sequence ATGAAAAGAGTGACTCAAGCTCCGATCCTCTTTTATCGCAAAGTGATTTCACCTTTGACCCCGCCATCTTGCCGTTTCTATCCGACCTGTTCGATGTATGCGCTCGAAGCGATCGAGAAGCATGGAGCGGCTAAGGGCTCGTGGCTTGCTATGAAGCGAATTGCCAGGTGCCATCCCTTTAATGCTGGTGGTTATGATCCCGTTCCGCCTGCAAAAGACAGCAACATAGATGCTCCTTGA
- a CDS encoding Hsp20/alpha crystallin family protein, which translates to MASKWDDMERWMEKQQMPKGFELLREPAWVEQYVRKMMTKALPEAAGVMIGGGSAAFSETRHFLNVKITLPEGFDKEQLRLFVREDRLRLDGLPSGKPETIKLPKFVKPKVCKTLVKDNFMHVKLQKRPTNRTYHEAIIRW; encoded by the coding sequence GTGGCATCTAAATGGGATGATATGGAACGGTGGATGGAGAAGCAGCAGATGCCGAAAGGCTTTGAGCTGCTGCGCGAACCGGCTTGGGTAGAGCAATATGTGCGTAAAATGATGACCAAAGCACTGCCCGAAGCGGCTGGTGTTATGATTGGAGGAGGCTCAGCCGCCTTTTCTGAAACACGTCATTTTTTGAATGTGAAGATTACATTGCCGGAAGGCTTTGATAAAGAGCAGCTGCGGTTGTTCGTAAGGGAAGATCGGCTGCGCCTGGATGGACTGCCGAGCGGTAAGCCGGAGACGATCAAGCTGCCTAAGTTTGTGAAGCCAAAGGTGTGCAAAACATTAGTGAAAGACAATTTTATGCACGTGAAGCTTCAGAAGAGGCCAACCAATCGTACCTATCATGAAGCGATTATTCGCTGGTAG
- the metG gene encoding methionine--tRNA ligase, protein MTKKNTFYITTPIYYPSDKLHIGHAYTTVAGDAMARYKRLRGYDVWYLTGTDEHGQKIERKAKEKDQTPQQFVDDIVVGIKDLWAKLEISNDDFIRTTEDRHKVVVEKIFAQLLKQDDIYKGTYEGWYCTPCESFFLERQLVDGKCPDCGRAVELVKEESYFFRMSNYADRLLKYYEDNPDFIQPESRKNEMINNFIKPGLEDLAVSRTTFDWGIKVPGDAKHVIYVWIDALSNYITALGYGNEGDDQKYRDFWPADVHLVGKEIVRFHTIYWPIMLMALDLPLPKKVFAHGWLLMKDGKMSKSKGNVVDPVMLIDRYGLDALRYYLLREVPFGADGTFTPENFVERINFDLANDLGNLLNRTIAMIDKYFDGVIPPFAGSVTEFDESLQKLASETIVQVESALENMEFSVALSSLWQLVSRTNKYIDETQPWTLAKDESKNGQLASVMHHLAESLRIVSILLQPFLTHSPREMWKQLGLEQGELTSWESTKQFGSLPGGTKVNKGTPLFPRLDTSEESAFIAAAMSGGTQSEQSAEQPNAAKAADEAPQAAPESKDEIAIDDFAKVELRVAQVISAEPVLKADKLLKLQLDLGYEQRQVVSGIAKFYTPEQMVGRKVICVTNLKPVKLRGEMSQGMILAASHGDQLTLATVPDNMPNGAVVK, encoded by the coding sequence ATGACGAAAAAAAATACGTTTTATATTACAACGCCGATTTATTATCCGAGCGATAAGCTTCACATTGGACATGCCTACACGACGGTGGCTGGTGACGCAATGGCACGTTATAAACGTCTGCGCGGCTATGATGTATGGTATTTGACGGGTACAGATGAGCATGGACAGAAAATTGAACGCAAAGCAAAGGAAAAGGACCAAACCCCGCAGCAATTTGTTGATGATATCGTTGTAGGCATTAAAGATCTGTGGGCGAAGCTGGAAATCTCCAATGATGATTTCATTCGTACGACGGAGGATCGTCATAAGGTTGTTGTTGAGAAAATTTTTGCTCAGCTGCTCAAACAGGACGATATTTATAAAGGCACGTATGAAGGCTGGTACTGTACGCCTTGTGAGTCGTTTTTCCTCGAGCGTCAGTTGGTTGACGGCAAATGCCCAGACTGCGGACGTGCGGTTGAGCTTGTAAAAGAAGAAAGCTACTTCTTCCGCATGAGCAATTATGCTGATCGTTTGCTCAAATATTATGAAGACAATCCAGATTTCATTCAACCGGAATCACGCAAGAATGAGATGATCAACAACTTCATTAAGCCGGGCCTTGAGGATTTGGCTGTATCGCGTACAACGTTTGATTGGGGTATTAAAGTGCCTGGAGACGCTAAACATGTCATTTACGTGTGGATTGATGCGCTTTCCAACTATATCACGGCATTAGGCTACGGAAATGAAGGCGATGATCAGAAATATCGTGATTTCTGGCCGGCTGACGTACATTTGGTCGGAAAGGAAATTGTTCGATTCCACACGATTTATTGGCCAATCATGTTGATGGCGCTCGATTTGCCGCTGCCTAAGAAGGTGTTTGCACATGGCTGGCTTCTGATGAAGGATGGCAAAATGTCAAAATCCAAAGGCAATGTTGTCGATCCAGTAATGCTAATCGATCGTTACGGACTTGATGCGCTTCGTTATTATTTGCTCCGAGAAGTGCCGTTTGGCGCAGACGGAACATTTACGCCAGAAAATTTCGTTGAACGAATCAACTTCGATTTGGCGAACGATCTTGGTAATCTGCTTAACCGAACGATAGCGATGATCGATAAATACTTTGACGGTGTGATCCCGCCATTTGCAGGCAGTGTAACCGAATTTGATGAATCGTTGCAGAAGCTTGCGAGTGAAACGATCGTTCAGGTAGAGTCAGCGCTTGAAAATATGGAGTTTTCCGTGGCGCTGTCATCCCTTTGGCAGCTTGTAAGCCGCACGAACAAATATATCGATGAGACACAGCCGTGGACGCTTGCTAAAGATGAGTCCAAAAATGGACAGCTAGCATCGGTCATGCATCATTTGGCGGAATCGCTGCGAATCGTATCGATTCTGCTGCAGCCGTTCTTGACGCATTCTCCAAGGGAAATGTGGAAGCAGCTTGGACTTGAGCAAGGTGAACTAACTTCATGGGAGAGCACGAAGCAATTCGGTTCGCTGCCGGGCGGAACGAAAGTAAACAAGGGTACACCATTGTTCCCACGCCTCGATACGTCAGAGGAGTCTGCTTTTATCGCAGCAGCAATGAGCGGCGGTACACAGTCAGAGCAGTCAGCTGAGCAGCCAAATGCGGCGAAGGCAGCGGATGAAGCACCACAGGCTGCGCCTGAGAGCAAGGATGAAATTGCAATTGATGACTTTGCAAAGGTAGAGCTTCGCGTTGCTCAGGTTATTTCTGCAGAGCCAGTTCTCAAAGCAGATAAACTGCTGAAGCTTCAATTGGATCTTGGGTATGAGCAGCGCCAGGTTGTTTCCGGCATTGCTAAGTTTTACACACCGGAGCAAATGGTTGGACGCAAAGTTATTTGCGTTACAAACTTGAAGCCGGTTAAGCTGCGCGGCGAAATGTCGCAAGGAATGATTCTTGCAGCATCACATGGCGATCAGCTTACACTTGCAACGGTTCCTGACAATATGCCAAACGGCGCTGTTGTGAAGTAA